The window CCTTGTTTTTAGCTTAAAAAGAAGGAACATTTCTCTGCCCGTAGAGGAGCAATTCATTCTTCGGTTTGTATGAAAAAATTCCAAATCACCACATCTGGAGGCAGGAGGCTGCGCCGAGGATCATCATGTGTTTCTTATCATACCTTGCTATTGCATGAAACACGTGAAAGCAGATGGTCTAAAATTAAGGGATCAGAACAAACGACCGCCAGCAAACATGCTGCACCTTTGCTGCACCTGCATGCAGAACATGTTGCTCTTCCTGTAACACACATAACACTGTCCCACTCTCAGCAGCAGATAATACGCACTCTCATCCCAGCACATCACCCTTCCATCACCTTTTCCTGCCTTTGCTGTTTGTAATTCACCCTTGTGGGCAGCAGAGTTCCATTTTcgtacatttattttaaattccacTGGAGTGTAACCGCAGCACATATAGACATGGCTGATTGGTGATATTACCAGATACCTGTATATTTTAGATTCTGAGTGCCACACTAATATGACAGTAGGAATACTGATTAGCTCGATTCAGGGATGTAAGACTGACATTGATGTTATGCTAATGCGGTGCCACTCTCCTGACTGTGTCCACACACGCTGGGCACCTTCTAGCATTAGCCGTGAATTTTCATGCAATCCAACGATAATAGAGGCTCATTTTATTCAGAGGAAGCGGTGGACCACACCGGGCATAATTACGTCAATGTCAATAATAAGCTTATACCTATTCATTTTTGTCTCTTCTAGCTCGGCCGAGTAAacacgcagacgcacacactgaaacacGTTACGCGTTGTtttacaacaaacaaaatatggCCTTTGATTCGGTACACAGCACACAACATTATGCATTGTGAATCCAGCTCGggaatatgaaatatgaatcaTCAGTGTTTAATTTTTAAAGTGCAAAGACGAGATTAAACCTGCCCTCACTGTGGTGGGTAGTGGCGGGTCAATATCGGAGAGCCAAACAATTGTAATCAGTGTGACAGAAGCCTCGCTGGGGGTACGCAGAGTGAGCATcactgtgatttttattttaaaaatcaatttattttgCACGCATGAGGCTGCAGCCGAACAAACCCAGCGTTTTAGTGGAAGTGACAGCCTGCTGCTTGGGACATGCTGTGTCTTATATGTCCTGATGGAAGacagcgtgcgtgtgtgtgtgtgtgtgtgtgtgtgtgtgtttgtgtgctgtatATTTTGGTGACTGAGCCTAAGTCTGGATGCTTTTCCCTGAAAATAACTCAACTTTTTTACCTGACGCAATTATTTTTAGTGCACTTTTTCATGAATACCATATTTAAATATCGCTGTAATTAAATATGATCATCCTCATAAACGTATACTGCAGGTATTTAGTGTTTCAGGGGACATGATTTTGCTTTGGGTGTTAAAAAACTTAAgtataattaaaaacaaaactgtattCATGTGCCCCTTGTGCCTTTCTTCCTCAGCAAGGTGAGCCaggagcagcacaaacaaaggCAGGAGCCTCCTCAGAGGACACACTGTGAAGCCAGCGGTCAGGAGAAATCTTAGATAAACAGCTTCATCTGTAAATAAATCAGTTTTGGAGTAAATATGTTAATTGGGCAGATCATGGGGGTGTTTTGTGCATTGTGCCAAAACAGCAAGTCAGTCTGATTTGAACAAACCTCTGAGATAAACCATCAAAGTTCCCTCCTCTGGCCATTCCCATCGCACTAATGCGCTGAACGAAGCAGGAGATGTGAACGTCTTAATTACGCTGCACTCTGAGATAATGATAACACTTGCATTTGCCTGCTTGAGGAGGgttgcacaaatacacacacacacacacacacacgcacacacactcatgcatggTTGAATGATACTGCAAGGTGAAACATGTTTGAGTGAACACCTCTTTGTGCTTTATTCCTGCGTTCTTCATAGATTAACACTGACACTGTGCTTTATTACTTAACAAATTAGAAGGTCAAGTTCAGCCTTCATCACCATCAGCCCTGAGTTTCTTCACAGTTAACCGTGACGTACATATATGGCCCTATTATGTGCTGTTGGGGCCTTATTTACCCTCCACATGCAGCCTTATTTGAATATGTACACCTCCTGGTGTCGTTTTAGCACATGCTCATCGTTTTAAGGATATTTTGCAAGCAGCGAAAcagtcagagtgcagcacaaacagacatCTTACTCCAAAAAactgctttctgtctcacaAGAACACACCCAACACTGGTTTAAACCAGCGTTTACAGTGAAACACCACGTAATATAGGCGACAGCTGGGCGAGCGCAACATCTGTCAGTAAGATGTGTATTTTCTACTTAAGGCACACGCCACTGTTTAcctgtttatttatacattcCCCCTTAATGTGAAGAGTCCTCCGCAGCTGTGAGCGCGTCTTGTGAAGAGGGATCGGCTTGGCAAAGGGCCTTCGTCATCTTGCATCCCTCAGGATGAAGTCCCACGCTTGATAAATGTACACAATTATGTACTGAGAGACCTACATTTTAATTGGAGGTTTATATAATTGAGGGCAAGAAACCTTGAAAAACACCCATCAGTTAGCTCCTAGAGTAAATGTGCGACTTTATagctttatttttgcatttggCAGCAACGCAGAGCGAGAAATGCTGAGGGGAACTCAAAGCAGACCTCCAGCAGCCCTGAAAACTGTGAAGAAGAGATGGGTGGATTTGGTAGGAGTTGCAGGCAGACCTAAGGtgcccccccccttttttttaactaaGGGAGGGATCCTTAGGAGACCCCTTAAAGCTGATGCACAGCCAGGAACTCATTCGTTGTTGGACCGCAGAGCCTACCTCAAGATAATCTTCTAATaagtgcatcatgggaaaacaaaacaacattttggagAAACTGGCAGAGACCTTCCAGATCCGGCATGTGCTCCTCCGCCAGGCCCTGGCAGAATGCCTGGGAACCCTTATTCTGGTGGTGAGTAACGAGTACGTTTGCATCcctcctgcaggctgctgagTGGATCATTTTGCTCAAGAAAAAGAGGAtaataaattcaattaaaatgttTACCATAGTCTGTATAAACTAGTTATTAACTCAGTTTAAAATTTAATGTAGAGGATTTTCTGCAGATTATTGTCTGCTACCATTAAATTGAATTACATTTAAGCTGCAAGCTGTGCTATTTAGGAAATGGGAGGAATTAAATGCACCTTTGGTTACATTTAAATAAGAATTGCAAATAGCTTCATGGTTAGCATAACAATTTGCATTCCTCATATTTTGCTCCTGTTTTCTCACTTACACTCTTTACCTTGCGTGTGTTAAATGTACTTTTTCCCCCACGCTTGAATCTGCAGAGTGAGCCAGAATGTccaaaaaagagacacaaaatgtgCAATACACGGCAAATGGACGATATCGAAAGGACAAAATAATTATTGTCTTGATCTGCCTTCATCAGCTTTTCAGTTCaacaagaggaaagagaaaaacagcttttgattCTGGATCCTCTTGTCCAGCATGTTTGTAAGCTTGCAGTCGTGTCTAGCCTGAGTCGAGCTGTTTGATGATGATAAAGTTCATAATTTGGGTTTTTTGTGAGGTGGTTAGGTTGTTTAAAGGCAAGGCAAGCAGTGctaaaatgtaaagaaagtTTAACTTCTCATGAAACGTCTACTTTCTCAGATGTCTGTGCAGCGAAGAATAATTTATTTAAATAGTTTTTCATTGGAACTTTAAAGTTGAAACACCCCAGACTCCTCCATCAATTATCTCCCGTCTTATTTCAGTCTTTGAAATTGAAATACACACCGCGGCTTATTATTTCATATCCATATTCTTTGCTAATGATAGAAGAAGATGCCGTACAGCATCTATAGTCCCCTGCTGACACCTAAGCCAGCACACCAGGAAGTCACAAGATTCTTTCAAATTAAAGCGAGGTGGGGTTTTTTTAGCCCGTGCAAAACACGTTTCTCACGGGCGCCCACAGACAACAAAAATAtcaggagaggacagcagcggTGAAGCGCCGGGCCATTTGTTATTCTGCTACCCAGCTGTGACTGATCTGTTAATTCCAGGAGACCTTTCGCTCTGCTGGCAATCAGGTCCCCTCGGCGGTCAGAGCCGGCCCTCCGCGGAGGCAGCCTCCGCAGGTGGAGTCAGATTGTTGTCGGCATCAATAGTCCCACACAAAGCCCCACCATAAGACACATGACCTCCGAGGTCAGAGAGACACACCCTGGTTATGACGAAAAGCAAGACTCAGCCAGACGCCTGACTCGAGGTCAGGCTGCTGTGGGGCTTCATTATTCTCTTTGAAGTTTTTCTTCTACTGTCTGTCCACAAACATAACTTCAGCtcagggtttgtttgtttcataacTTGGCCGCATATGTCTGGTTGGATGCCAGAATGGAAGAAAAGCGtgctgttaaatgttaaaaacagataaaaggtGGACGTCTTTGGGACGTAAATCATAGTTTTTCCTGCTCTTCTACACAGATGTTTGGTTGTGGCGCCGTTGCACAGCTGGTGCTCAGCGGAGGCTCCCACGCCACCTTCCTCAGCGTCAACTTCGCTTTTGGCTTCGCTGTAACTTTGGGCGTCCTCGTGAGTGGACAGGTCTCAGGTGAGGATAATCTGGATTTCAAGGAGTGCAGGTTCTCCACCAACGACCCCCAATCCGTCCTCAACAGCTGCTAAAACATGCTTGATAGATCATCTTAATACTTGATACAAAATTTATGATAATTGCTGTCATTTGAACTGATGATATGTTTCAGAAGTCCacgacaggaaatgacacattACCTGAAGCAAGTTTTAGAGGCGGTGTTGCATGGGAAGTTGATGCAAAGATGCGATTAGATGCTAATTCGTCAACTTGAGTGAACGATTCTTGAGTATTTGAGCTTTATGAATCTGGTTCATAAACCACAGGACATGAAGAAAACAGGTGGGGTGCGATAAGAGAAAGAGCCAGAGCTCCTTCAGAGGCTGAactaaagacaaaaacaatccCACAGTCACAGGTTGGTGCATTGCTACTGTTAGCTTACAGCTAACGTCTGTAGCTTGGCTGAAGTTTGCACGAATGATGCAAAAGTACCCGGTCTAGGCAAACAGTAACCGGGAGGTCTGCGGGTTGAAGTGTAGATTTGTTCTTAAATAGCCCGTattacaaataaaacatgaaatatttcctAATTTGGTGCAATACAATGATTTATTCTGACACCCTCATTAAATGTGCAAAGAGCTACCGCTTCAATTTGGTTTTAACAAGATTagagaaaaatacaacacatttaaagaaaaaaatgctgatcaTTATCATATGTTCGTACATGAATCAGCAACAATGACGAGGAAGTAATGTCAAGAAACCAGAAGGGATATTTTAATAAAAGTGAGGACATTTATCCTCATGAAGAAAATCACACTTAGCTGAGCTGCAGTCATTTGCATCGCTGTCATGAAGTGCCTGTCATTCAAAGAGCTTTTCCACACAAGACTCAGCTTTTTTATTTCCCCGCAGCTCCATCAGCATAACAGAGAGTCATTATTATTGATGCCTGACAGACACTAAATATCAGCAAAAGGTAAACTGGCAGTTATCTGAAGTGCAGTATTTACCACGCTGATGTGTTTGCCAGACTGATGACAGCTCGAGAACAGGAAGCAGTGGACGGAGGAATGCAAAGTTTAAaagagacacgcacacacagacggagGGTGCACTTAGCCCTTAACTTGAAAACTGCGTGGTCCATAATTGAAAGGAAAGCGAGTGAGTCAATCCTCGATCCCAGCATCTTCTGTCAAAAGCAGCGACGCTACAAAGGCTTCTGCAGTTCACTCATGCTCACTCCTTCGATGCCTTTATAATGAGCCTGTCCTCCCTATAATACGCACTGCAGCCGAGAAAATAAGCTCTTATAATTAGATAGCTCCAATCCTGACACGATAAAGGTGTGAATACGAGCCCGGCTCAGGAGTGCGCCATCAGAGCAGTTATTTCCCCCTTCAAggttaggggaaaaaaaaaggatactTTCCCGAATCTTTTCATCCCGCCAATTTAATTTGTGTCACAGAGACCTTCCATCCGAACAGGACTTTTCTGAGACCGCAATTACTGACTGTACAGTGGGCTTAGAAGCGTTTCTTCTGTCTCGCTGAGGGAAGAGGCGGTAGAGggctgcatgcatgcactggAGATAAAGCAGCCTCcatatgtttgttttctccagGCGAATCACACAGAGTCTGATCATAGAtacacatttagaaaaaaataaaccatgGTTTCTATATTTTTCTCATCTTTAGGTGGTCATCTTAACCCAGCGGTCACCTTCACGCTGTGTTTACTTGGGAGAGAGCCTTGGAGGAAGTTCCCgttgttctttttcttccagaCGCTCGGAGCCTTTCTGGGTGCAGCGGTTGTGTTTGGGATGTATTTTGGTATGTGACGCTGAAAAGGACGGAAAGTGTTAATGTTTAACAAGCCTCTAGTGTTTAGACAAATCAAGATTGCTGGAATCGACTCAGTGGTGCATGCAGCAGTTCATGCAACCTTCCATTTCCCTCAGCAGCTTGATCTTCGTCTGCAGAAGCGAAATCAGATGGTTGAACTGTGCAAAAACACCGGTCATCAAATGAACATTTACACCTTTTTTCTAGCTCTTTGACTAATTAGTCCAACATTTAATGGCTTTCATCTACTGAGTCTCTTACACAAGTCATCAATTAACACACTTTGCTTTTTCAGACTCATGGGGGCTGtaacagttttctgaagtgtccctgagtccatgtgttaatctcctttatccaatcatgtgctcacaaagtggtgaacctcgctccatccttgcctgtgaatgactgagcctttccaggatgctccttttaTACCCAATCACCTGctaccagtgagcctgtttacctgtggaacaggtgtttttggatctttcccagtctttagtcgctcccgtcccagcttgtttgaaatgctgcatcaaattcagaataaacagatatttacaaaaatcaatgaagctgatgaggcgAAACATTAAATGTATCGTCTTTGTACTTtcaattgagtttatgtcaaaagggattagcaaactgtcacattctgttttatttatgttttacacagcgtccagGCCTTTGTGGGATAAAGGCTGTAAAAAAATGATTGGTTGGACCTTTATTAGTCAGATTTTATGTGGTGGATAAGCTTTAGCTATTTTGAGAAGAACACCCACAGTCTCTCTGTTTTTAGGATAGATGAATGGCGTCCACAGCCGGGCTAGCGGCTCTGAGAGGCTGAGCTGAACGCTAACATCAGCTAACACGCACagggacaatgctaacatgctgatttttAGCTGGTACAGTGTTTGCCATATGACGCTCAACTGAACTGAAGCTCATTAGACATTAGTTCTGCGTGTATTTAGTCTTAAATCACAGTATTGGACAAGTTGAAATTTAGGTCATTTTTATAGTGGACAGGTGTCACAATTCATCTTCAGGGGAAGGTAAATTTCAGGCAGGCTAAGCACATGTCCAGACATGAAACAGTAAAAGCATGCGCCCCCTGTGGCTTGGAggtacaattacaattacaattaataaTTCGGTAGAGTGTGTCACTTGTTTCTAGTCACTGCccaataaaagcataaaatctGCCcccaaaaataataattaaaaaaacgTACAAAAGTCAGCCTAATATTATGTGACGTTTGTAATGCAgccatgtgtttatttgtatgaAAACCTGTGTGTTACACTTTGTGCCTGTTGTTTAGCCCTTTACACTCGCATGTCTTTCTATATGTTTGTGCattcctgctgctgactgcagctATACAAGCAAGCAGAAAGTAATCAAGAAGCTGAAATGTcaagtgtgttgttgtttgtagtTTATCTCTGAAACATAAATGATTTAACCAGTTTAACTTAAAATCAGCAGGTACCTTCAGTGATATTATTCAATTCGAGATGTAATTGAGTGCGGCAGCAGTTTTAAGCTTTCTTTCACTGtttaaatacataaatgtatttttaaaaatgaattgtcCATTCTCCCACCAGATGCATTATGGGACTTCAGCCAGGGGGAGCTGATGGTGGTGGGGGAGAATGCCACAGCTGGGATTTTTGCCACATATCCATCAAAACATCTCGGCCCAGTTAATGGATTCTTTGATCAGGTACTGCTGATTTTCTGGAGGTTTCTTCGCCTCTCATCAGTGAAAATGGCGGCTCCGTCTGAACCGGCGTGCACTCCAGCTGAAGTAAAGCATGAGGACTGCACGTAATAGTCATTTTCTAGCAGTGTTCATTGTGTGTTGGTTTAGTCAATAGCCTCAATTTCGCACATTTAACTTTAAAGAATCACAGACTTCATAATAGATACTTGAGGTCAATGTGACGCATGTCTGGTGGAGCTGAACAGACAGCATTgactcaaaaaacacattgtctTCAACGAGACGGATGGCTGAAAAACATGGCTGAGTCATGTCCACTGAGGACAAAGTGTGCAGCAGACATGGAAGTGTCAGACTTGTGAGCCCAGAAGTCCTTATTGCCCTGAAGTACTATATCGAAATCTGTTGCAGCCTAATAgccaatcacatcacatcagctcctctcatctctttaaccttttaaaagcagcagacagtgtAATGAGCAGGACAGTGTCACTACTCATTTGATCTGACTGTCCAAACTTGGAGTCTGCGTCGAACAGCTTGTAAGCGTGGAGAAGAGGAAGGTCAATTAGACCCGGCTGTGCCGGAAGATTCAAATAATTAATGAAGATAAAATTACGCGGCGTGCATCAAAAACCTGGATGCTGCAGATACAACTCACACAGTCCTGCAGCTGAACTAAAGTTTGTTCACACCCTCTCGTTCCTGCTTTTCCTGCATGTTAGTTTTCTTGCATTGTCAAGAGTTATTTAGTTGAATTTCTCTCTTAATACATTTGTGACCATCAGTAATATACTGTCGTCATCCATATTATGGCCAATAAGGTTTTATTAAGGCTTTTTCAACTGGATACACAACCCAGATAGTTGAGAAGGCCATTAAAAGCCAGCTGTGCTTCATAACAATCATCAGATGATATGTTACATTTCTGGCAGGGTTTTTCTAAATGTATTGAATCTTTGAAGAAATGTTCAAGACCCCTGTTGACACAGAaacagctcttcctctctgctgctgtcagcagtgCGATCTcacaaaaaactgcagttcacACGGATCAACTTTTCAACTCTTTGCAGCTCTGTTACATCAGCAGTTCTGCCCCTGGCCAGCAGGGGTCGCTAGCAGCTGCTGAGCTCATGTAGATCCTGTCGTGTCACAGCAGGTGGAGTAATCTATACCATATCCACGGTGCACATATGCTGTGAAATTGTTCTGAAGTCCAGGCCTGCACTGACGCAACAATGCGAATTAAAGCTCTGCTTGTTGTGCTTCTGCCGTCCATTGATGTCAGAATACATCAGCCGGCAGCAGAAGTTCATCGACATTCATTTGTCTTTAAGAGAAAGCTGCAGAACAACATCACAACATCTTCAGTGTGATGCAACGTTTCATAATGATGATATCGCACCGGGatcacaagaaaaacaaatttacaaGTGAGTTTAAATATCACCACGGAGAAATATCCAAAAGATCGAGAGACTCTTGATTGTTGAAGCCACAGCAGGACTGTTGTGTCTCTCAAATGAGAAGACTTaaggatcacatcaaatgaacgTGAATTAAAAGCATTAACAGATCACTCTCCCTGCACTGTCTCAGATTATTGGAACAGCTGCTCTGATCGTGTGCATCCTGGCCATAGTTGATCCACACAACAATCCAGTCCCTCGAGGTCTGGAGGCCTTCGCCATCGGCTTTGTGGTGCTGGTCATCGGCCTGTCGATGGGCTTCAACTCCGGCTATGCTGTCAACCCAGCCAGGGACCTGGGACCTCGCATCTTCACGGCTCTCGCAGGCTGGGGCAGAGAGGTCTTCACGTGAGTAGAGCGCCATTCTGACTGCTTTAATCCAGTATGCCAACTGTAGCGGACGGTGATGCCACCCACAGGGGGCTCCACATGTCATGAAGATTGGAGGTTTATCATTTGCCACTTTTTGTTAATCAGTGGATGAATTCAAACTTGCTCAAAGTGGATGAAGCCTGGGTGGAGCTCGGGGGGGGATGGCGTGCAGCGAACTCTGATAGGCTGAGatgcctgtcaatcaaacaaacaTGCCAAAACACACTTCTCCTTATGGCAAATATCTCCCCAAATTATGACAATTCCACCAAAGCACACTTGAGAAATAGTGAAATTAATATTACTTGCAACAGATTCAATTATATTTCTAACTGCTGATATCTGTCCTTCATgaacaaagaaatgcagaacTGCTTTGTGGTGGCAGAATCACGCAGCGTGATGAGTGAAAGAAACATTATCTGACGTTCAGCATTAAAGGGTTTATTCCAGGGATTTAGCACAGCACTGAAAAGCAGAGGGCACtcacagaggaaaatatttcTGAAACATTGGTAAATAtcgaagcagcagaggccaaaaTATCCTGACTTTTATCCCCCGGAGTGCagctacatttcccacaattaAGGTTGAGTAAACGACTGGACTTCTAACGCAGGACACAGATTCAAGTGGTTTGGATTAAGAAAAGGGATTTATTGTCACAGAGGGCTAACTGATCACAGAGAGATTACCCAGGAaggagcagcaggtgatttcagGTGTTTCAGACTAGAGCTGGGCAGACTGGGCAGGTTGACACAGCAGGAAACCAGTTAGTCACTGGGAAAAGGCAGAGCTGGGGGAGCTACCAGGGGGACGCGTTACCAGGCCAGAGACCCGGCAATGAGCGGTGAGGAGAGCCTGGTTTTTATCCTGTGGCCGGTGATTTGTGGATCGgttgcagctgtggtggctgattggcacGAGGACCAGGTGTAGGTGAGCTGTGATTGAGGGGGaaccgcccacacacacacacgcacgcacgcacgcacgcacgcacgcacgcacgcacgcacgcacgcacgcacgcacgcacgcacacacacacacacacacacacacacacacacacacacagggataaacACCAGGAGAGGACTCACACGATGCATTACCCATTTAAACCTGACTTGGCTCATGTGCTTTCCGACCTGCAACATTGCATGCGTGCAACTTCCGCTGTGCACTCATATTTCATCCGGGCCCGCTGCAGAtggcaaaatgaataaaaaatggaaaacaacacGCATGcattacacttttttttccatttattctCTTTCAGAGCAAACACCTACTGGTTTTTTGTGCCCATCTGTGCCCCCTTCTTGGGTGCAGTGGTGGGTGTGCTGATGTACCAGCTGATGATTGGGTATCATTTACAAAGAGAAGTAcaagagaaggagcagaaggaggaagaggaggaggaggaggaggaggaggaggaggaggagggaaggttCAAACTTTCCAGTGTTACCGCCAACGAAGACGCATGAGCTGAGTTTCTGTTCACAGTTGTGCTGCAGTCGTTAGTCATCATACAGCTAAAACATGCTTTtcacttaaaaacacactttttgaaatgtgctttttagtcatttcatttgttttatggcattttagctcattttcctctctttgtgttttatagCGTGCTTAGTTTTTATTGCCTGACTCTTTTTATATTGAGTGCGTCtcattgtaaagcactttgtaactgtgctacataaataaacttCACAATCATTGCTATTATTTTCGATCTGGCGTCACTTTTGGATAACACACAAGCCGTCAATCAATAATCGTGAACACATCTAGGAGTTCATAATGGACGGGAACAGTTCGTCAGGGAAATATGGCACAAACTGTCTGAATTCATTTCACTTAACTCCAGTGagctctttcatttctgtttgaaGCACAAAACTATTTCCTTCATGCTGCgtgtctgacaaaacaaatatATCAGCTCACGTATAAAAGCTAAACAAAAGACAGTTTAAGTTGAAGCGGGAGTTGAAAGGAGtcttgtttatttctgtctgagGGGAAAAATCTACAGACATCCTTCTCACCTGcagtttctttatttgtgaGTGTAGAACgacatattttacacatttccaGCTCTGCCACTGGAAAATCAGTCATTCGGGCGAGATTGTTGCGCTGCAGGTGTTACCTGATGTTTACCTTCTTAAAAATGACCTGGAAAATGTTAAAGCATGCAAGAGTTTGATCCTGTCTTTAACTTACAACGAGATTTTGCATCAGTTATTTCTACATTTGCACATAAGTTTGTATCAGCTGGCTGCTGTTTTACTGCAGACAGTATGAGCTCAGTCAGTAACGGAGGTGCTGGTAGATTGTCAACAGCGccaaggctagctgtttccctcacttcctgtctttatgctaagataagctcTGTCGCCTGGCACCAGCTTTAATTTTAATGGACAGATACATGTCACAGCGCTGGAGACTCTTGAAGCTGAAGTGTTAATGTATGCTTGAAGTTTTTAAACAGTATGCGTGTAAATGTTTGACTGACTCCCAATAAAAAGGTGCAGTCTATGGGAACTTGTATGATCC is drawn from Chaetodon trifascialis isolate fChaTrf1 chromosome 20, fChaTrf1.hap1, whole genome shotgun sequence and contains these coding sequences:
- the LOC139348426 gene encoding aquaporin-3-like; amino-acid sequence: MGKQNNILEKLAETFQIRHVLLRQALAECLGTLILVMFGCGAVAQLVLSGGSHATFLSVNFAFGFAVTLGVLVSGQVSGGHLNPAVTFTLCLLGREPWRKFPLFFFFQTLGAFLGAAVVFGMYFDALWDFSQGELMVVGENATAGIFATYPSKHLGPVNGFFDQIIGTAALIVCILAIVDPHNNPVPRGLEAFAIGFVVLVIGLSMGFNSGYAVNPARDLGPRIFTALAGWGREVFT